One window from the genome of Saprospiraceae bacterium encodes:
- a CDS encoding UMP kinase, whose amino-acid sequence MPKYKRILLKLSGEALMGDQAYGIEPQMLKYYASQIKMAVSHQIELAVVIGGGNIFRGMDGEGSGIERVQGDYMGMLATCINGMALQSALELIGVYTRLITAIEMRQIAEPYIRRRAVRHLEKGRVIIFAAGTGNPYFTTDSAAALRASELNVDVILKGTRVDGIYDKDPMKHTDAIKFERLGFDEVISRGLQVMDMTAFTMCKENHMPIVVFDINQSSNFERIILGEHVGTLVS is encoded by the coding sequence ATGCCAAAGTATAAACGAATCCTGTTGAAACTGAGCGGGGAAGCACTGATGGGGGATCAGGCATACGGGATAGAACCACAAATGTTAAAATATTATGCAAGTCAGATTAAAATGGCGGTAAGCCATCAGATTGAATTGGCTGTGGTTATTGGTGGTGGAAATATTTTTCGGGGAATGGATGGGGAAGGATCCGGAATTGAACGGGTACAAGGTGATTATATGGGCATGTTGGCCACCTGTATCAATGGAATGGCTTTACAAAGTGCACTTGAATTAATAGGAGTTTATACCCGATTGATTACCGCCATTGAAATGCGCCAAATTGCAGAACCTTACATACGACGACGAGCGGTACGTCATCTTGAAAAAGGACGTGTAATCATTTTTGCAGCAGGTACCGGAAATCCCTATTTTACTACAGACTCCGCAGCAGCCTTGCGAGCAAGTGAATTGAATGTGGATGTCATATTAAAAGGGACCCGAGTGGATGGAATTTATGATAAGGACCCTATGAAACACACGGACGCTATAAAATTTGAACGGCTTGGATTTGATGAAGTGATCTCTCGTGGTTTGCAAGTGATGGACATGACAGCTTTTACTATGTGTAAAGAAAATCATATGCCCATTGTAGTATTTGATATCAACCAATCCAGCAATTTCGAACGGATTATTTTAGGAGAACATGTAGGTACGCTGGTCAGCTAA
- a CDS encoding four helix bundle protein produces the protein MPFKFEKLDIWKLSIEYSYSIYLMSLKFPKAENFNLSIQFKRAANSISLNISEGSIGQSNREQCKFINYSIRSLAECVNCLYLALKLEYISKPEFDELYKNSEILFVKLQNFKKAISE, from the coding sequence ATGCCATTTAAATTTGAGAAACTTGATATATGGAAACTTTCTATAGAATATTCTTATAGTATTTATTTAATGTCTTTAAAGTTTCCAAAAGCCGAAAATTTCAATTTATCAATCCAATTTAAAAGGGCAGCTAATTCAATTTCTTTGAATATTTCAGAAGGGTCTATTGGTCAATCAAATAGAGAGCAATGTAAATTTATTAATTATTCAATTCGTTCGTTAGCAGAATGTGTAAATTGTTTATATCTAGCATTAAAGTTAGAATATATTTCAAAACCGGAATTTGATGAATTGTATAAAAATTCTGAAATTTTATTTGTCAAACTTCAAAATTTTAAAAAAGCAATTTCTGAATAA
- the rpsI gene encoding 30S ribosomal protein S9, with the protein MEMINAIGRRKAAVARVYLTKGTTNEVIINGRALNEYFPIKDIAQKVMDPMQTVQSEQSYTVKAVVDGGGLKGQAEALRLAISRALCKIDAEFRAPLKEKKFLTRDAREVERKKFGLRKVCCSMQFSKR; encoded by the coding sequence ATGGAAATGATCAATGCAATAGGTAGAAGGAAAGCTGCGGTAGCCCGCGTGTACCTTACAAAAGGAACCACCAATGAGGTAATCATTAATGGCAGGGCATTAAATGAATATTTTCCAATTAAGGACATTGCACAAAAAGTAATGGATCCGATGCAAACCGTTCAATCCGAACAAAGCTATACTGTAAAAGCGGTAGTAGATGGAGGTGGATTGAAAGGGCAAGCAGAAGCATTGCGATTGGCAATATCACGAGCACTTTGTAAAATTGATGCAGAGTTTCGGGCACCATTAAAAGAAAAGAAATTTTTGACACGAGATGCCCGTGAAGTAGAACGTAAAAAATTCGGTTTACGTAAAGTATGTTGTAGTATGCAGTTTAGTAAACGTTAA
- a CDS encoding caspase family protein yields the protein MKYGFILFLLISIPFELFCQTCIKGDCKNGFGSCYYSNGGRYTGEFQLAKRTGKGIYYYANQNKYLGEWRNDLREGEGKLIFRNGDVYSGNFKADKMEGYGVMEFGSKDRYDGNWKLNKPSGKGTYYFAAGDRYEGDFVDARFEGEGTMFYRNGAKYVGQWKQSKKHGYGEFITKEGKSIVAQWEADKSLKVLDESPAIAKDEVIVQQKPEETKKDEISQTPVIKDTVLESKINQQEAEKPIVQNEAKPQNPVCDPEEKLPNCNTSYCADGKGIFYYSDGSKYVGQFELGEPHGKGICFYANGDRYDGYWDKHAPHGEGTMYFVSGLTYVALWDHGKVQKQLSRKQEFRLNPNIEIDQNPEVKIWAVVVGIARYEHMPSLKYSDDDAYRIYAFLKSPEGGALKDEQIRVLIDEDATRLKILQALNEVFLKADDNDVVMLYYSGHGLEGTFIPIDYDGTNNLISHEEIKDLLSRSKAKHKICYFDACYSGSLLAAKGPYSNSLLFFYDELDRTPGGTAFLMSSKNKEFSLEDGGLRQGIFSHFLIKGLKGQADVDVNKTITIKELFEYVYKNVREYTGNVQSPMIAGDYDEHMPVGFVRAD from the coding sequence ATGAAATATGGATTCATTCTATTCCTGCTCATCAGCATTCCATTCGAACTCTTTTGCCAAACCTGTATCAAGGGAGATTGTAAAAATGGTTTTGGCTCTTGCTATTACAGCAATGGCGGGCGATACACCGGTGAATTCCAGTTGGCAAAACGCACTGGAAAAGGAATCTATTATTATGCCAATCAAAATAAATACCTGGGGGAATGGCGCAATGATTTACGGGAAGGGGAAGGCAAACTCATCTTCCGGAATGGGGATGTATACAGCGGAAATTTTAAAGCTGATAAAATGGAAGGCTATGGCGTCATGGAGTTTGGTTCTAAAGACCGATATGATGGCAACTGGAAACTCAATAAACCAAGTGGAAAAGGGACCTACTATTTTGCCGCAGGAGACCGGTATGAAGGTGATTTTGTTGATGCCCGCTTTGAAGGGGAAGGAACCATGTTTTACAGAAATGGTGCTAAATACGTTGGACAATGGAAACAAAGTAAAAAACATGGCTACGGAGAATTTATCACCAAAGAAGGGAAAAGCATTGTAGCCCAATGGGAAGCTGACAAGTCATTAAAAGTTTTGGATGAATCGCCAGCAATTGCCAAGGATGAAGTCATTGTCCAGCAAAAACCAGAGGAAACTAAAAAAGATGAAATTAGCCAGACACCTGTCATTAAAGACACAGTATTAGAATCCAAAATCAATCAACAGGAAGCTGAAAAGCCGATCGTTCAAAATGAAGCCAAGCCTCAAAATCCGGTCTGTGACCCGGAAGAAAAATTGCCAAACTGCAATACCAGTTATTGCGCGGATGGAAAAGGCATATTCTATTACAGTGACGGATCCAAATATGTTGGACAATTTGAATTGGGGGAGCCACATGGGAAAGGAATTTGTTTTTATGCTAACGGCGATCGTTACGACGGATATTGGGATAAACATGCTCCACATGGAGAAGGAACCATGTATTTCGTTTCAGGATTGACGTATGTTGCATTATGGGATCATGGCAAAGTTCAAAAACAATTGTCCCGAAAGCAAGAATTTCGATTAAATCCAAACATAGAAATAGATCAGAATCCGGAAGTAAAAATATGGGCGGTAGTGGTAGGGATTGCGCGGTACGAACACATGCCCAGTTTAAAATATTCCGATGACGATGCGTATCGAATTTATGCCTTTTTAAAAAGTCCGGAAGGAGGTGCACTTAAAGACGAGCAGATTCGGGTTTTGATCGATGAAGATGCGACCCGTTTAAAAATTTTACAAGCACTGAATGAGGTGTTTTTAAAAGCGGATGACAATGATGTAGTGATGTTGTATTATTCAGGCCACGGACTGGAAGGAACCTTTATTCCAATCGATTACGATGGTACCAATAATTTGATTTCTCATGAAGAAATCAAAGATTTGCTGAGTCGTTCCAAAGCAAAGCATAAAATCTGCTATTTCGATGCCTGTTATTCAGGCAGTTTGCTGGCTGCTAAAGGACCCTATTCAAATTCTCTTTTATTTTTTTATGATGAACTGGATCGTACACCTGGAGGAACTGCATTTTTAATGTCATCAAAAAATAAAGAGTTTTCATTAGAAGATGGAGGATTACGGCAAGGCATTTTTTCACATTTTCTAATCAAAGGTTTGAAAGGGCAAGCGGATGTTGATGTGAATAAAACCATTACCATCAAGGAATTATTTGAATACGTTTATAAAAATGTTCGTGAATACACGGGCAATGTGCAATCACCCATGATTGCTGGCGATTACGATGAGCACATGCCGGTTGGATTTGTGAGGGCGGATTGA
- a CDS encoding class I fructose-bisphosphate aldolase → MSNKSTAEILGDKASFYLDHQCKTISKEQLHLPSKQHLDQVWTVSNRSNQVLKSMQSILNQGRLGSSGYVSILPVDQGIEHSAGASFAPNPMYFDPENIVKLAIEGGCNAVASTFGVLASVSRKYAHKIPFIVKANHNELLTYPNKADQILFGNVRDAWNMGAVGIGATIYFGSDQSTRQLVEIANAFEEAHQLGMVTVLWCYLRNASFKKDGVDYHNAADLTGQANHLGVTIQADIIKQKLPTNNGGYTALNMGGSSYGKLNPKMYTELSSDHPIDLCRYQVANCYMGRVGLINSGGESKGSSDLQEAVTTAVINKRAGGMGLISGRKAFQKPMSEGVEILNAIQNVYLDGGVTVA, encoded by the coding sequence ATGTCAAATAAATCCACTGCAGAAATTTTAGGTGATAAAGCGTCCTTTTATTTAGATCACCAATGCAAGACTATTTCTAAAGAACAATTGCATCTACCATCCAAGCAGCATCTGGACCAGGTATGGACTGTAAGCAATCGCAGCAACCAGGTATTGAAAAGCATGCAATCGATTTTAAACCAGGGTCGTTTGGGATCCAGTGGATATGTTTCCATCCTACCTGTAGATCAGGGCATCGAGCACAGTGCCGGTGCTTCGTTTGCTCCAAATCCCATGTATTTTGATCCGGAAAATATTGTCAAACTGGCTATTGAAGGAGGCTGCAATGCAGTTGCATCCACTTTTGGCGTTCTGGCATCCGTTTCCAGAAAATACGCACATAAAATTCCATTTATAGTAAAAGCAAATCACAACGAATTGCTGACGTATCCAAATAAAGCGGACCAGATTTTATTTGGGAATGTACGGGATGCCTGGAACATGGGAGCTGTAGGCATCGGTGCCACGATTTATTTTGGCTCCGATCAAAGTACACGTCAACTTGTTGAAATAGCCAATGCATTTGAAGAAGCCCATCAATTGGGCATGGTAACCGTTCTTTGGTGTTACCTGCGCAATGCATCTTTCAAAAAAGATGGGGTAGACTATCACAATGCCGCGGATCTCACCGGACAAGCAAATCATTTGGGAGTTACGATCCAGGCAGATATTATTAAACAAAAATTACCTACCAACAATGGAGGATATACTGCCTTAAATATGGGAGGATCCTCTTATGGTAAGCTCAATCCAAAAATGTACACCGAATTAAGCAGCGACCACCCCATAGATTTATGTCGATACCAGGTAGCCAATTGTTATATGGGCCGGGTTGGTTTAATCAACAGCGGGGGAGAATCCAAGGGAAGTTCAGATCTACAAGAAGCAGTAACCACTGCAGTTATCAATAAACGCGCCGGTGGCATGGGATTGATTTCCGGTCGTAAAGCATTTCAAAAACCTATGAGCGAAGGAGTAGAAATTCTGAATGCAATTCAGAATGTGTATTTGGATGGTGGTGTGACTGTTGCCTAA
- the rplM gene encoding 50S ribosomal protein L13, protein MNTRSYETKHRRPEDVQRKWFVIDAETLVVGRLSSQIASILRGKHRVDFTPHVDCGDCVIVVNASKVRFTGKKLDDKVYLTYSGYPGGQKSITPRQMLEKHPTRVIETAVRKMLPKNKLGDAMFKKLFVYEGPEHYHAAQKPEPYTI, encoded by the coding sequence GTGAATACACGTAGTTACGAAACGAAACACAGACGCCCGGAAGACGTCCAGCGGAAGTGGTTTGTAATTGATGCAGAGACCCTCGTTGTGGGGCGCCTTTCATCCCAGATTGCCTCCATTCTTAGAGGAAAGCATCGGGTAGATTTTACCCCTCATGTTGATTGTGGAGATTGTGTAATCGTTGTAAATGCATCCAAGGTGCGTTTTACAGGCAAGAAACTTGATGATAAAGTTTACTTAACCTATAGCGGATATCCAGGAGGTCAAAAAAGCATTACCCCAAGGCAAATGCTCGAAAAACATCCGACCCGAGTGATTGAAACAGCCGTTCGTAAAATGCTCCCTAAAAATAAATTGGGGGATGCCATGTTCAAAAAATTATTTGTTTACGAAGGTCCGGAGCATTATCATGCTGCTCAAAAACCTGAACCTTATACAATCTAA
- the ruvA gene encoding Holliday junction branch migration protein RuvA translates to MIYSVSGSISVKHPNYVVIETQGIGYQIFISLHTYSQLEGLQQVKMLTHLIIKEDGHHLFGFITEEERQLFILLISVNGVGPNTARLILSSLDPSGIKSAIHLKDDAVFRKIKGVGPKTAQRIIIDLFDKLGKDLIVGTSHPVQAGNQVKSEAISALLALGFNRNAIDQAFKLIPEASQADIAIEVLIKLALKKLS, encoded by the coding sequence ATGATCTATTCAGTCAGCGGTAGTATTTCTGTTAAACATCCTAATTATGTCGTTATTGAAACGCAGGGTATCGGATATCAGATTTTTATTAGTCTACACACCTACAGTCAACTGGAGGGATTGCAACAAGTGAAAATGTTGACCCATTTGATTATTAAAGAAGATGGGCATCATTTGTTTGGATTTATAACAGAAGAAGAGCGACAATTATTTATTTTATTAATATCAGTAAATGGGGTGGGTCCTAATACTGCCAGGTTGATCCTGTCGTCTTTAGATCCATCGGGAATAAAATCAGCAATCCATTTAAAAGATGATGCGGTATTTCGTAAAATCAAAGGGGTCGGCCCCAAAACGGCCCAGCGGATCATCATTGATTTATTTGATAAATTAGGAAAGGACCTGATTGTAGGGACTTCACATCCGGTTCAGGCCGGAAATCAGGTAAAATCTGAGGCCATTTCAGCACTTTTGGCCTTAGGTTTTAACCGGAACGCAATCGATCAGGCTTTTAAACTAATTCCCGAAGCCTCTCAGGCAGATATCGCCATTGAAGTTCTGATAAAATTGGCTTTAAAAAAATTATCCTGA
- a CDS encoding DUF4920 domain-containing protein, which yields MSMEYYGDTIQTADAKSVDETLMGLKTTDSTITSVTGYVTGVCQMKGCWMILSQNPDDTTGFFVKFRDYGFFVPKDLSGSKVTIQGKAYKEITGVDELKHYAEDEGKSAAEIAKITAPKEEMKFMANGVAVIERKK from the coding sequence ATGAGCATGGAGTATTATGGGGATACGATTCAAACAGCTGACGCAAAATCGGTTGATGAAACCCTGATGGGTTTAAAAACTACGGACAGTACAATCACTTCTGTGACCGGTTATGTTACCGGAGTTTGTCAAATGAAAGGATGCTGGATGATTTTAAGTCAAAATCCAGATGATACGACGGGATTTTTTGTAAAATTCAGAGACTATGGATTTTTTGTGCCTAAAGATCTAAGTGGTTCCAAAGTGACCATTCAAGGCAAAGCCTATAAAGAAATTACAGGGGTCGATGAATTAAAACATTATGCCGAAGATGAAGGCAAATCCGCAGCAGAAATTGCAAAAATCACAGCCCCTAAAGAAGAAATGAAATTTATGGCGAATGGGGTTGCCGTTATCGAACGTAAAAAATAA
- a CDS encoding elongation factor Ts — protein MSFTLSAADVKNLRDTTGAGMMDCKAALTEAEGDFEKAIEILRKKGQKLSIKRADREAKEGVVIAKVNDSKTKGVVVKVSSETDFVSKNEDFINTTKKIADIALATFPSSLEALLQQNYEGSTSIGDKVTDMVAAIGEKIELSNYETLEAAQVEFYIHMGNKAGVLVGLNKSGDQFTEAGKDVAMQIAAMKPIALDKTDVDSAVIAKEIEIGKEQARAEGKPEAMLEKIALGKLEKFYKESTLLHQQFVKDGSHTISSYLKSIDKDLTVTGFKHVKLG, from the coding sequence ATGAGTTTTACCTTATCAGCAGCGGATGTTAAAAATTTAAGAGATACGACCGGAGCCGGAATGATGGATTGCAAAGCAGCACTCACTGAAGCTGAAGGCGATTTTGAAAAAGCAATAGAAATTCTTCGTAAGAAAGGACAAAAATTATCTATTAAACGTGCGGATCGCGAAGCCAAAGAAGGAGTTGTAATTGCAAAAGTAAATGATTCAAAAACAAAAGGCGTTGTAGTAAAGGTGAGTTCTGAAACTGACTTTGTATCAAAAAATGAAGACTTTATAAACACCACTAAAAAAATTGCTGACATCGCATTGGCTACCTTTCCTTCAAGTCTTGAAGCCTTGCTTCAACAAAATTATGAAGGAAGTACCAGCATCGGCGATAAAGTAACCGATATGGTTGCAGCAATTGGTGAAAAAATCGAATTGTCTAACTATGAAACCCTTGAAGCAGCTCAGGTAGAATTTTATATTCACATGGGTAACAAAGCCGGTGTTTTGGTTGGTTTAAACAAGAGTGGGGATCAATTTACAGAGGCTGGCAAAGACGTTGCCATGCAAATTGCAGCCATGAAACCTATTGCATTGGATAAAACAGACGTTGACAGTGCAGTCATTGCAAAAGAAATAGAAATCGGAAAAGAACAAGCTCGTGCAGAAGGTAAACCTGAAGCCATGCTTGAAAAAATAGCACTCGGTAAATTGGAAAAATTCTACAAAGAAAGTACCCTGCTGCATCAACAATTTGTAAAAGACGGATCCCACACCATCTCGTCTTACCTGAAGTCAATTGATAAAGATTTGACTGTAACAGGGTTTAAACACGTTAAACTCGGATAG
- the rpsB gene encoding 30S ribosomal protein S2 yields the protein MEKPSYNQLLDANVHFGHLRKKWNPKMRQYIFKEHKGVHLIDLNRTAECLEKAGQALKQIAKSGKKIMFVATKKQARDIVSEAARSVNMPFVTERWLGGMMTNFTTIRRSVKKMNNIERMLADGNVTNITKKERLTLSRERDKMERVLGGVANLNRLPSAVFIVDILNEHLAVDEADRLGIRTFAMVDTNSDPNLVDFPIPANDDSSKSIEIITRYMVEAIKEGLEERNAEVKEEAN from the coding sequence ATGGAAAAACCTAGTTATAATCAACTCCTTGATGCGAATGTACATTTTGGCCACTTACGTAAAAAGTGGAATCCTAAAATGCGTCAATATATTTTTAAAGAACACAAAGGCGTACATTTAATTGATTTAAATAGAACCGCGGAGTGTTTAGAAAAAGCCGGACAAGCATTAAAACAAATAGCCAAATCCGGAAAGAAAATTATGTTTGTCGCAACTAAAAAACAAGCCAGAGACATTGTTTCTGAAGCTGCAAGAAGTGTCAACATGCCCTTTGTAACCGAACGTTGGTTAGGTGGAATGATGACAAACTTTACAACCATTCGTCGTTCTGTTAAAAAAATGAACAACATCGAGCGAATGCTGGCAGATGGAAATGTTACCAACATTACAAAGAAGGAACGTTTGACATTAAGCCGGGAACGTGATAAAATGGAACGCGTATTGGGTGGAGTTGCTAATTTAAACAGATTGCCATCAGCCGTATTTATTGTAGATATTTTAAATGAGCATTTGGCAGTGGATGAAGCAGATCGTCTGGGCATTCGTACGTTTGCCATGGTAGATACCAACAGTGATCCAAATTTGGTTGATTTCCCAATACCAGCAAATGACGATTCTTCTAAATCTATTGAAATTATTACGCGCTATATGGTTGAAGCAATAAAGGAAGGATTGGAAGAACGCAATGCAGAAGTTAAAGAAGAAGCGAATTAA